In Capsicum annuum cultivar UCD-10X-F1 chromosome 7, UCD10Xv1.1, whole genome shotgun sequence, one genomic interval encodes:
- the LOC107854994 gene encoding uncharacterized protein LOC107854994, with the protein MNVLNPIERRIPNPPPKNLDYSRRCEYCSDAPGHNTKKYWYLKIAIQELINTQQIMVESSDAPNVNQNPLPDHNKTNMLEVILSGEDAMILFKPIIKIKTDSEKSANVVDLTKEKPAEAEVVITKPESSNVPLVVGKEISENIGSSQINPKLIIPERSNKPFLIIKGAPIASIVIKPVSQLPMVDTKVVPWNYDHVVVMHKGKEVTEDIDEVGGLTQFGRYYAPVELRKNKKGNEERMTVKKPVTDEEAEEFLKKMKLPEHFVVEQLKKTPTHISLLSSLMHSEVHRKAIMKILNEACVPSEIKVNQLEKVVERILKANKITFSDDELPVEGTEHNKGLYITVKCEHSIVTRVLIDGGSGANICPISTLQMLNINVERIRPNNVCVKGFDGSKIDAIGEIEFILTIGPVDFAMDYQVLNIDASYNMLLVRPWIHRAKAVASTLHQMLNSNETGKR; encoded by the coding sequence atgaatgttcTAAACCCAATTGAGAGAAGGATCCCAAATCCTCCTCCGAAGAACttggactattctagaagatgtgaATATTGTTCTGATGCCCCAGGGCATAACACGAAGAAATATTGGTATCTAAAAATAGCTATTCAAGAGTTGATTAATACCCAACAGATCATGGTAGAAAGTTCAGACGCTCCAAATGTCAATCAAAATCCACTGCCAGATCATAATAAAACAAATATGCTTGAAGTGATACTCAGTGGTGAAGATGCTATGATTTTGTTTAAAccgatcattaaaattaaaactgattcAGAAAAATCAGCAAATGTTGTGGATTTGACAAAAGAAAAGCCTGCAGAAGCGGAGGTGGTGATAACAAAACCCGAATCATCGAATGTTCCCTTGGTGGTAGGGAAAGAAATTTCAGAAAATATTGGGTCAagtcaaataaatccaaaactcattATTCCCGAAAGATCCAATAAGccttttttaatcataaaaggagCTCCCATAGCTTCTATTGTTATTAAACCAGTGTCACAGCTGCCTATGGTTGATACCAAGGTAGTCCCTTGGAATTATGATCACGTTGTGGTGATGCACAAGGGGAAAGAAGTGACTGAAGATATAGATGAAGTAGGGGGATTAACTCAATTTGGAAGATATTATGCtccagtagagttaagaaagaataaaaaaggcaATGAAGAACGAATGACGGTCAAAAAGCCTGTTACtgatgaagaagctgaagaattcttaaagaaaatgaaattgccaGAACATTTTGTTgtagaacagttgaagaagacaCCAACACATATTTCTTTGTTGTCTTCATTGATGCATTCAGAAGTACACCGTaaggctataatgaagattcttaatgaaGCATGTGTTCCCAGTGAAATTAAAGTGAATCAActagaaaaagttgttgaaaggaTCCTTAAAGCAAATAAGATTACTTTCtcagacgatgaattgcctgtggAAGGTACTGAACATAATAAGGGTCTCTACATTACTGTGAAATGTGAGCATTCTATCGTCACTCGAGTGTTAATTGATGGAGGATCAGGCGCTAACATTTGTCCTATTTCAACTTTGCAAATGTTGAATATTAATGTAGAAAGAATCCGACCTAATAATGTATGCGTTAAGGGTTTTGACGGATCAAAAATCGatgccattggtgaaatagaattCATATTGACAATCGGTCCTGTGGATTTTGCTATGGATTACCAAGTGCTGAACATTgatgcttcatataatatgttattggtAAGGCCATGGATTCAT